Proteins found in one Brevibacillus brevis genomic segment:
- a CDS encoding alpha/beta fold hydrolase produces MKKEVQLSNGIKIAYVEEGTGESLVLIHGFCGSSSYWHKLMPLLSKTHRVIAIDLRGHGDSTAPDEPYSMERFADDLSLFVDELGVAKIHLFGHSLGGYVTLAFANQYADKLASFGLIHSTPYPDDDAAKANRDKGADNIRQNGMEPFIKALIPKLFAPSHIDTMREEVQLAKEIGFATSPVGAIQTLIAMRDRADRNHVLQETTLPVLLVAGSEDQIIPAEKTFTVDKNNVEQVLLPDAGHMGMVEAPEKMAEAFKSFLNRK; encoded by the coding sequence ATGAAAAAGGAAGTCCAACTGAGTAACGGCATCAAAATAGCTTACGTAGAAGAAGGAACGGGGGAGTCGCTTGTTTTGATCCACGGCTTTTGCGGGAGCTCATCTTACTGGCACAAACTAATGCCACTCCTGTCAAAAACGCATCGTGTCATTGCGATCGATTTGCGTGGTCATGGAGACAGCACGGCCCCTGATGAACCGTATTCGATGGAGCGCTTTGCAGACGATCTGTCTTTGTTTGTAGATGAGCTGGGGGTAGCGAAGATTCATCTGTTTGGACATTCGCTCGGTGGCTATGTGACCTTGGCATTTGCCAATCAATACGCGGACAAGCTGGCGAGCTTTGGTTTGATTCATTCGACGCCATATCCGGATGACGACGCTGCAAAGGCCAATCGGGATAAAGGCGCAGACAACATCCGCCAAAATGGAATGGAGCCGTTTATCAAAGCGCTCATACCGAAGCTGTTCGCACCTTCCCATATCGACACGATGAGAGAAGAAGTCCAGCTGGCAAAAGAGATTGGCTTTGCGACAAGCCCGGTTGGAGCTATTCAAACATTAATCGCCATGCGTGATCGAGCGGATCGCAATCATGTGCTGCAAGAAACGACTTTGCCTGTGCTATTAGTCGCAGGATCAGAGGACCAGATCATTCCTGCTGAAAAAACTTTTACAGTAGATAAAAATAACGTCGAGCAAGTGTTGCTGCCCGATGCAGGGCATATGGGCATGGTAGAGGCACCAGAGAAAATGGCAGAAGCCTTCAAGAGCTTTCTAAACAGAAAGTAA